gagtgagatcGGCCTGACTTGCGGCTAtaattgtggaacttggagctCAGCTATGCTGACATAAAGGGTGTGTTTACCcaaagtcaacttgaaaaaaacttccctggccagctggacaaaACTGTCCATTAAGTGAGTCACTATGATATTAATCATGACACACGCAGCACATCATGTGTGTTTTTACAACTGCAGTACATACGTTGTCGACCTaaatgtgtacaaacaaaacatgaaatgtgagctaatactttacagattctgtaatatgattgttcatgtttttcagtcagtacagattggggtCCTATGGCATTGTGTTGGGCATACAACCTCAAAAGCgattcagctgctgacgcagaggctagcttacggctaataccatgattgattgattgaaacttgtattagtagattgcacagtacagtacatattccgtacaattgaccactaaatggtagcacccgaataagtttttcaacttgtttaagtcggggtccacattaatcaattcatataGCATGGCGatatgttactacgctagaaaaacagttcctcagtgtttgctcttacaataacaatgttgctacagcttggtttatACGGGTTACGGATTGtatatgaagtattgttggcgttttttggatgcatttttgaaAGTGATTTAAAGGCAGAATTGATtgctctcattagctgcattactagccaccaagaaccagccaatttttacatgttaggctgcaaaaacacaaaccttttgtcttcttgtctctcatgattgtgaacaataggcaacattcccccaAATGTGCAGTTTTACCTTAAGTGTACATGTAATTTGTGAGTCACATTCTATGATTCTTAAGGTGTCACACAAGTGTGAAGAGAAGTGAAGCAGTGTATAATACCGTAGTTAAACATAACAACCaaacattgtcaggttcaaacactgatgacatctattaaacagacaaataagcaaggaattaaacagagacaaaattcaatttagctcaattgaggagaaacgtctgggctgtactcttgcacagtctcccaccacgctctgacgaaagattgtacgcctcctcttttatttggactttccctgattacatggcaacagctgtttctaaaggaagggggtcgtttAACAGCTGCTGCCTTTGGttgcaaaacagttcaaagaaaaggtgcctggaggggggtcaggccctgcttcttctccgctttgtagatcttgggtcaggacaaaatcttcctgtggattacaatacatcaaagaaaccgacaccttcatggcgcttcccatcctacacagtggagttttacaagccttttgcttggtaggatcaaagacagcttttgtcctctcgcagggaactcatggcaacacaaagttttgtgataacttagatacaattattctgacaaacatagtgtaaataaaaatgtctgttccatggtcaaactgtggccatcataaaagcTTAGTGTACAGGTTGTCACATTTGAACATTTTCAagtgtcacacaagtgtaaaaagaagttaagcagTGTATAGTAGTTAAACATAAGAATCAAACATGTTAATAGAAACCCTTAAGTGTACATGTcatttttaagtcacattttaatatTAAGTATCatacaaaagtaaaaagaaaTGAACCAATGTATAATCGTTAAACATAACAAAACACGTgaatagaaatagtctgttccatgGTCAAGCTGTGGCCATTGTAAAAGCTTTATCAAGTGTACATGTCATTTTTTCAAgtcttattttaacatttttaagtgtcgtacaagtgtaaaaagaagtgtagTCTCAATAGTAAAGCATGACAACTAATCATATgaatagaaatagtctgttccagggtcaagctgtgGCTATCATTAAAGCGTTATCAAGTGTGTTACTTTACGTGTCGTGGTGTTACTGTGCAGGGCACTCGGGATGGGCGGGACCAGAGGACGGATTTATATCAAACACGCTGACATGTTTAAGGTAAACACACACCGTGACCTCAGCTGCCACAATGGCTACATAGTTGTTGTCATGGTAACACATGTTGAGAATGAGTCGTTCTTACGCATgaccatagtgtgtgtgtgtgtgtgtgtgtgtgtgcgccagtATGCAGCGGACACAAAAGACAAGCAGTGGCTGGCCGAGCGTCACCATATGAGGGCGACAGGAGGGAAGATGGTGAGATTAAGCTCCCGTTACCATGACGACAGAATGGTTGAGGATCATACAATATGTGATTGATTGGTCAGGCCTACCTGCTGATTGAGGAGGACATCCAGGATCTGTCTCGCAGTGACGAGTACAAGTGAGTCTTGATGTCGCTATGGTAACCCGCATGcgctgagtgtgtgcgtgtgtgtgcagggACTGTCCAGACGTCAAGATGGACGAGATGAAGCCCTTCACCGTGCCTCCGTGGATGGTGGAGAAGATGCAGAGAGCAATGGAAGCTGACAGAGACTGACCTCTGCAACCTACGGGGGGTAGGTTGCAGAGTTGCATGATCAGTTCATAACTGATCATGTGACCAGCAGCAGGCTGTGATTGTAATTTTAATGTCTGTTTTAAAAGAAACAAAACGTGTCATGTGATGATTTATTCAACTACATCAGGGGGATCTGAAGTGCGGCAAACTAAAATGATTGTTTAGTGCTAGTAGTGAAGAACTATTTTAAGAGGGTTCCATTGATAAAAAAGCAACATTGACTCTCAGCAAACTTCCAGCAAGGCCTGAAATGTTTTCCCTCCTGTCCCTCAAGCAGCATACGGCGCGCTCAGACATTTTTCTTCTACTCGGTGGCGTTTGaacagccattaaaaaaaacaaaaaacttctaTATTACACGACGGTAGAAACCATTAGTGTACaccagtggttgtcaaacttaccacctcagaaaatacttggctctccaagtaccacaataatgaccaaaaaaaaatctaGTAGCGTAGGAGacctatttattaaaaacaaggcagaggttttatttaacaagtagatttaatatttttggccacattacacagtttgaatagtAAAACTGTTGGAATATAGGAAAATTAAACATTGTACTTCaaacaagtgattctttggcgtaccactagatgggtacctcagtttgagaatcactagtTCACGACACAGCGATGCTTGTCACTACCCCGGAGACTTACATCACTGCCTTTCTAGCAATTtgttgtgacgtcacgtgctgtgATAGTTGAATGTTTTGTTTTGAATAAAAAGAATAGCTTTATCTAGTAGTaacaaacaacaataaaaaacaaacaagatgaagatttaacaaaaatcgcCGCAATTTCAACCGCTTTCACTCTTCTATAGTTACAATGAATGGCGCAAGGGGGCGCCACTGACTCATCAAATTATTtacttttcaaattatttttttaaacgatgCACATAAATCAACACCTGCAGACCTACCAAAATGTACACTTTTAAATCATCAGTTATAGAAATGATGTAAAGAAATGAAAAATATCTATTTCTTCTCTGCTGAGCACATCGGGTTTCTGTACCGGTTCAAAAATACTGTATTCTTAAAGAACGTTTGTTTTGTACATAATCTTTTACATGATATTGTTACTgacataaaaatgacaaaaaagaaaACCATGGTAACTGTGACGGCGTGCATGACCATAACTGCCGTAAAACAAATAGACAGGAAATGGCGTGGTCTTCTGGTACTGATCGGGTAGTGACAATGCTCAATGCTCAACAAAGTTAGCGTCATACACATTTTGAAGGACACTAAAGACAATGTGAAAGTCTTTATTTACAATAAGAAAACATTGTAGGTGAAGGAGTGACGTCACTCAATGCCTTCTTGTTTGTCCTTGATGGCCACTCTGAAGCGCTCCTCCAGCAGGGACAACTCACTGATGAGGTCAGTGATGGCATTTGTGAAGGCTTcctgtcaaaataaaagtctgATTGCAGCATGTttgtgcgggtgtgtgtgtgtgtgttccactgTTACCTGTGGACTGTAGTCAGGTGTTGTCTGCACTCGGATGACAATCTTGTGTTCCAGAGGATGAGGAACTTTATAACCAGCAAAGAGAACCTGAGGATCTTTCAGCAGCTGTCTGTTCAAAAGCACACAGAAAATGATACAATTAGGGATGTAAACAATAGGAACAGTTCATATCAGTTATTCATGTGGAATGTGCTCAGAaaatacttacacacacactgaaatattttaacaaagttgtattattattttttaaatactaaaataaaccatatatccatccatccatccatccatcttcttccgcttatccgaggtcgggtcgcgggggcagcagcctaagcagggaagcccagacttccctctccccagccacttcgtccagctcctcccgggggatcccgaggcgttcccaggccagccgggagacatagtcttcccaacgtgtcctgggtcttcctcgtggcctcctaccggtcggacatgccctaaacacctccttagggaggcgctcgggtggcatcctgaccagatgcccgaaccacctcatctggctcctctcgatgtggaggagcagcggctttactttaagctccccccggatgacagagcttctcaccctatctctaagggagagccccgccacccggcggaggaaactcatttcggccgcttgtacccgtgatcttgtcctttcggtcataacccaaagctcatgaccataggtgaggatgggaacgtagatcgaccggtaaattgagagctttgccttccggctcagctccttcttcaccacaacggatcgatacagcgtccgcattactgaagacgccgcaccgatccgcctgtcgatctcacgatccactcttccctcactcgtgaacaagaccataTACTTTCttagcaaaaaaaacatttgcgcCGCGCGGTTTACGCAAGTTGGCCGGCATGCATGACATTTGCAGTCTTAATCCCACCCGACGTCCCGACCCGCCATCAAAACGTTTGGGGAAGATGGGAGCATGTGTAAGGAGGTTATGACACTTATCATTTTTCAACACAAGGGATTGGAACATTTTTGACCCTCGGTCCGTTCCGTAGTTTGGGGGAAATGTGTAATGGCgttcagttactgttgagccacaggTTCCAAAATGGCTAGCAGAACTGCGCAAAAAAAGGGGGACCTGATGAaaatctcagatccaaagccatggcaagtcgttctctggacaagacaagacaattttACCCTCAAACGCCGTGAGACGACATTATTGGAGCGAACGCTGCCAGTGCGCATTGCTGCTTGGAGTGAGGAGAAGCTTCACGtccgtgtttggattacagttagtgaagtgaagtgaattatatttatatagcgcttttctctagtgactcaaagagctttacatagtgaaacccaatatctaagttacatttaaaccagtgtgggtggcactgggagcaggtgggtaaagtgtcttgcccaaggacacaacggcagtgacgaggatggcggaagcgggaatcgaacctggaaccttcaatttgctggcacggccactctaccaaccgagctataccgccccagttaagtgcattaataacataaaaaatttaGATTGATACTCAAACTGCTTTAGAAGGATGAAATACAAGCTGAGCAGAAACAAAGACGGTAGAGAAGAAATCTAAAGTCACTTTTACCTGAGATTTTCTGCAATACTTGTCAAGtcttttctcataccaatcacacacATCTGGTTGGtggcttcacaataatagtgcTACGCTTCACACCTGGTCTAACCAACAAAACAATGAAAAATTGTCTTACAATACGATCATGCTGTTTAtaaattttgtacatttttgacttttgttgaggttggaaccaattattcatgtttagatTGATTCTTATGGGAAACTCTGTTTCACTATATGAAGTCTTTGGTTGGCGAACAATGCTGAAGAACCTATTAAGTTTGAAATCGAGGTTACACTGTATatacggtatttttcggagtatagatcgctccggtgtataagtcgcaccggccgaaaatgcataataaagaaggaaaaaaaacatttataagtcgcatttttgggggaaatgtatttgataaaacccaacaccaagaatagacatttgaaaggcaatttaaaataaataaagaatagtgaacaacaggctgaataagtgtacgttatatgaggcataaataaccaactgagtatCACAATGGACCTTTTTGGTTTGTTATGTGTTTTGTGTTACATAATACAGCATTTTTGCACGACTGTGAACACAGAAGTGTTGGGAATGGTTTagttcagtgattctcaaattgtggtatgtgtctatgaatgttctcattcatccaagtcattgtcatctcagggcattcaatcgatcgcaactggactgtttggtttgtcttagtaaacgtttcgccgctcatcacAGTAGGCTTCTTC
The DNA window shown above is from Nerophis lumbriciformis linkage group LG38, RoL_Nlum_v2.1, whole genome shotgun sequence and carries:
- the polr2j gene encoding DNA-directed RNA polymerase II subunit RPB11-a; translation: MNAPPAFESFLLFEGEKKITITKDTKVPNSCLFTLNKEDHTLGNIIRAQLLKDPQVLFAGYKVPHPLEHKIVIRVQTTPDYSPQEAFTNAITDLISELSLLEERFRVAIKDKQEGIE